Part of the Elusimicrobiota bacterium genome is shown below.
CGCCCATCCCATGATTTCCGTTGACTCGGGGGGCAGTTATGAAGAGGTTATCAAAGAGGTCGGTTCCGGCGATCGAACCTTCGAAGTCCTCGGGCGAAAAGGCGTTCTTGTTTCCAAAACAACCTCTTGGCCGGGAAAGGGAGATACCGTCGTTTATTACGCTTTCTTGAATGACGATGGGCAAGTTTTAAAGCTCACTGCGCTGAATTTTGACGGGACCGCTTTTCCTCCGGAAAAGATCATCGGCCTTCTCAGCACCTTCAAAGAGAAACGGTAAAAGGAATCCAATGACGCACTTGGGCATTCGAGAATTTGGGTTTTGGCTGCCGGCCCTGAGCTGCGCGCTGGCCTGGTTTGCTTTAACTTTCCTCATCGGGGACGCATCCAACGGCGGTGGCGTGGTGTCCTTAAATTATCAGGGCACTCTTCAAGCCGCCTATTTTATTGGAATGGCGTTGTTGGGATTTCTCACTCTGCTCAGCTTCCGCTTTTCGCCTTTGAAATGGGCTCTCCTCGCTCTTGACCTTGCCTGGCTCGCGTTCGTACTCTTTATGACGGTCAAGTTCCGCGGTTACCGTGAAATTAATATCCCTTTTATTCTCTCGATGACTCTTGGGATCGTTTTCTCACACTTCAATCGATCCTAAGAGGATCTGAAATTCCGGGAGTGCTCATACGGTCCCGGTATTTCACGCATTTCCTTCGTTGGTCTGTGCGTTTTTAGGAGAAACGGGTGTCATACACTTTTGACCATGTTTATAGGCCCTTTCAATCCGGGCAACCGGCCGCGCGGCGCGATATCGAGGCCCTGGAGGCGGCCGCCCATTGCCGGCTGCCGGCCGACTACAAGTCGTTCTTGCTCAAATGCAACGGCGGCAGCCTTCGTCCTTTCGCCTTTAAATTGGATCTCCCGGGCTCGGACTTTAACGAAAGCGTTCACGCCCTGGACTATTTTTACGAGCTAAAGGAGATCCATCAGGACGGTCAACTTGAAACGGCGCCAAACCTACGAAACATCCCGCCCGGCCGCC
Proteins encoded:
- a CDS encoding SMI1/KNR4 family protein, with translation MSYTFDHVYRPFQSGQPAARRDIEALEAAAHCRLPADYKSFLLKCNGGSLRPFAFKLDLPGSDFNESVHALDYFYELKEIHQDGQLETAPNLRNIPPGRLAIATTVSELTITLNMTEGAHGEIEAWVRDTFNVWGEGANRTIVPLAENFTAFLGILHDEPEAYSSFWARFGRDGETARRISLP